The Stratiformator vulcanicus genome has a segment encoding these proteins:
- a CDS encoding zinc-binding dehydrogenase — MPAVVNYANETGAVELRDLNEPELGPGDALVEVAAVGVCGSDLHQWQALHSWPVNYPVVLGHEFCGTIAKIKTDGDQFREGDRVVSETAAIVDPSSPMTRAGKYNLDPSRKGFGYGVNGAMTKFVRVPLRCLHHIPGALPAEKAALCEPCAVAYNAVVGNVSVNPGDRVLVLGPGPIGILCGVMAKLRGARVAVAGLERDEARLAIARQYGCETLIDDPREWAMSGDGLGVEGVVDAAGVSATLKIALDCVRPAGWISKVGWGRDPVGFSLDPLVQKNVTLQGSFSHNWPIWEAVIRMMADGTLDVGPLIGGVWSLEDWHEAFETMHGGSIAKAVLTP, encoded by the coding sequence GGCCCCGGGGATGCGCTCGTTGAAGTCGCCGCCGTCGGTGTGTGCGGCTCTGACCTGCATCAATGGCAGGCGCTACATAGCTGGCCGGTCAATTATCCGGTCGTGCTGGGTCATGAGTTTTGCGGCACGATTGCAAAAATTAAGACAGACGGCGACCAGTTCCGCGAAGGGGATCGCGTCGTCAGTGAAACGGCTGCGATCGTCGACCCATCATCCCCGATGACGCGCGCCGGAAAATATAACCTTGATCCCTCCCGCAAGGGATTCGGGTACGGGGTCAATGGCGCGATGACAAAATTCGTGCGGGTCCCGCTGCGATGCCTGCATCATATCCCCGGTGCATTACCGGCCGAGAAAGCCGCATTATGCGAGCCCTGCGCCGTGGCGTATAACGCGGTGGTGGGGAACGTCAGCGTCAATCCGGGCGACCGCGTGTTGGTGCTCGGCCCGGGGCCGATCGGGATACTGTGCGGAGTGATGGCCAAATTAAGAGGGGCCCGCGTTGCCGTCGCCGGATTAGAGCGGGACGAAGCCCGGCTCGCGATTGCCCGACAATACGGCTGCGAGACCTTAATTGATGACCCGCGCGAATGGGCGATGTCGGGGGACGGACTCGGGGTTGAGGGTGTTGTCGACGCAGCGGGCGTTTCGGCCACCTTAAAGATTGCGCTCGATTGCGTTCGCCCCGCCGGATGGATCAGCAAGGTCGGCTGGGGCCGTGATCCGGTTGGGTTCTCGCTCGACCCGCTTGTGCAGAAGAACGTCACACTGCAAGGGAGTTTCAGTCACAATTGGCCGATCTGGGAGGCGGTCATTCGCATGATGGCCGACGGCACGCTCGATGTCGGCCCTCTCATTGGTGGTGTGTGGTCGCTCGAAGATTGGCACGAAGCCTTCGAAACGATGCACGGTGGGTCGATCGCAAAGGCGGTGTTGACTCCTTAA
- a CDS encoding cation diffusion facilitator family transporter, which yields MAAPSHKTAIYAAIAANALICVTKFIAAALTGSSAMIAEGIHSLVDSGNGCLLLLGIRLSKRPADDNHPFGYGPELYFWTLIVAILIFGVGGGVSVYEGVKHVIHPGELGNPLPNYIVLGLSAVFECVAWWLAWTGFQKAKGKTDSVWEAIRKSKDPTAFAVLFEDTAALLGLIVAAIGIFLAHLFEEPLIDASATILIGVILAGVALLLMREARGLLIGEGAAPEIVERIKQMAGERESIARIGRPMTLHFSPDHVLLALNVEFVDGLDSDEIEAAVDRFEAAITAEFPQFRHIYLESERLGPQPSKPISEG from the coding sequence GTGGCCGCACCTTCACACAAGACCGCCATCTACGCCGCAATTGCGGCGAACGCTTTGATCTGTGTGACGAAGTTTATCGCGGCGGCCCTGACCGGCAGTTCGGCGATGATTGCCGAAGGGATTCACTCGCTGGTCGACTCCGGGAACGGCTGCCTGCTGCTATTGGGGATTCGGCTCAGCAAGCGCCCCGCGGATGATAATCACCCGTTCGGCTACGGGCCGGAACTCTACTTCTGGACGCTGATCGTGGCGATTCTCATCTTCGGTGTCGGCGGCGGGGTCTCTGTCTACGAGGGCGTTAAGCACGTCATTCATCCGGGGGAACTCGGCAATCCCCTGCCGAACTACATCGTGCTCGGTTTGTCCGCCGTATTCGAGTGCGTCGCGTGGTGGCTCGCTTGGACGGGCTTTCAGAAGGCCAAGGGGAAAACCGATTCGGTCTGGGAAGCGATCCGCAAGAGCAAAGACCCGACCGCCTTTGCCGTGCTGTTCGAAGATACGGCCGCCCTGCTCGGCCTGATCGTGGCCGCGATCGGAATCTTCCTCGCTCACCTGTTCGAGGAGCCGCTGATCGACGCCTCGGCCACCATTCTGATCGGAGTCATCCTGGCCGGGGTCGCACTGCTGCTGATGCGGGAGGCGCGGGGCCTGTTGATCGGCGAAGGAGCCGCCCCGGAAATCGTCGAGCGGATCAAGCAGATGGCCGGCGAACGGGAGAGCATCGCCCGCATCGGCCGACCGATGACGCTGCACTTCAGCCCTGATCACGTGCTGCTCGCGCTCAATGTCGAGTTCGTCGACGGGCTCGATTCCGACGAAATTGAAGCAGCCGTGGACCGATTCGAGGCGGCCATTACCGCGGAATTTCCTCAGTTCCGGCACATCTACCTGGAGTCGGAACGACTCGGACCACAGCCGTCGAAACCGATTTCGGAAGGATAG
- a CDS encoding glycosyltransferase family 4 protein — protein MAAVIHVMSFSDKPGRGVFSGAENHLFDLMRGQRDRGLQPSLAMLNFRPGPRLSAKAAQLRDEGFEVFELSAPLSWRPIRDRYFRRSLRKLFQSRPESIVHTHIEHADYLGKLAAGDAGCRQVVTTIHNDAPKYAIDPWRGRYQKTDPVTSRYIAITDSVGKFAIEKIGLPAEKIVTVRHGIPEPKLIRGRNEVRDELGLPRDGFIVGFVGRMTAQKNLPTLLDAMKELPTFHAVLIGSGKEEDSLKAHRDRLGLKNVHFLGQRDGAADLMPGFDILCLPSTWEGFGIVLLEAMFRNVPIIGSTGGAIPEVLGDGRFGRVVDCSSADNLAAAIRDAAADPQAMLDLAEQALGHAREQYSLTAMLDGTLSVYRDAQADGPAHSQDVAA, from the coding sequence ATGGCGGCCGTGATTCACGTGATGTCTTTCTCCGACAAACCGGGGCGGGGCGTCTTCAGCGGAGCGGAGAATCATCTGTTCGACCTGATGCGCGGGCAGCGTGACCGCGGTTTGCAGCCCTCGTTGGCGATGCTCAACTTTCGCCCGGGACCAAGACTCTCAGCCAAAGCAGCTCAGTTGCGCGACGAGGGCTTTGAAGTGTTCGAGCTATCGGCTCCACTCTCATGGCGACCGATTCGCGATCGCTACTTCCGCCGCAGCCTCCGAAAGCTATTTCAATCGCGTCCTGAGAGCATCGTTCACACGCACATTGAACATGCCGATTATCTCGGCAAACTCGCGGCGGGCGATGCCGGTTGTCGGCAGGTCGTGACCACGATCCATAACGACGCTCCGAAGTATGCGATCGATCCTTGGCGTGGCCGCTATCAAAAGACCGACCCCGTCACGAGCCGCTATATCGCGATCACCGATTCGGTCGGAAAATTCGCCATCGAAAAGATTGGGCTGCCCGCGGAGAAAATCGTCACGGTCCGTCACGGGATCCCCGAACCGAAATTGATCCGCGGCCGCAACGAGGTGCGCGACGAACTGGGGCTGCCGCGTGACGGCTTTATTGTCGGCTTTGTCGGCCGGATGACGGCGCAGAAGAATCTGCCCACACTGCTCGACGCGATGAAAGAACTGCCAACCTTCCACGCTGTGTTGATCGGAAGCGGGAAAGAAGAGGACTCGTTAAAGGCTCACCGCGATCGGCTCGGCCTTAAGAACGTGCATTTTCTCGGCCAGCGCGATGGCGCCGCCGACCTAATGCCCGGCTTTGATATTCTCTGCCTGCCGTCGACGTGGGAAGGCTTCGGCATCGTGCTCTTGGAGGCGATGTTTCGCAACGTGCCGATCATCGGTTCGACAGGGGGCGCGATTCCGGAAGTTCTTGGCGACGGCCGATTCGGACGGGTCGTCGATTGTTCCTCGGCGGACAATCTTGCCGCCGCAATCCGGGACGCCGCCGCTGATCCGCAAGCAATGCTTGATCTCGCCGAACAGGCGTTAGGGCACGCTCGCGAGCAGTACAGCCTGACGGCGATGTTGGACGGAACCCTGAGCGTTTATCGAGATGCGCAAGCCGATGGCCCCGCGCACTCGCAAGATGTCGCCGCATAG
- a CDS encoding SDR family oxidoreductase has protein sequence MGFDVQGKVALVTGANRGIGKVILETLLAEGASKVYAAVRDTSSVEGLVKEHGEKVVPLEIDLSKPATIAAAAKQAEDVELVVNNAGVLKTADPLDPAAFDALDFEMKVNVHGLMHMAQAFAPVLKTNGGGALVQLNSVASIKNFADFATYSASKAASYSITQALRDKLADQNTQVLSVHPGPIGTDMADSAGLTEMAEPPSVVADGIVAALADGRFHLFPDTMAKQVGEAYSGFAENIVEANLMEG, from the coding sequence ATGGGATTTGACGTTCAAGGCAAAGTCGCGCTGGTCACCGGAGCGAATCGCGGCATCGGGAAGGTCATTCTGGAAACGCTGCTCGCCGAAGGAGCGTCGAAGGTCTACGCCGCTGTGCGTGACACTTCTTCGGTCGAAGGATTGGTGAAGGAACATGGCGAAAAGGTCGTACCGCTCGAAATCGATCTGTCCAAACCGGCGACGATCGCCGCCGCGGCGAAGCAGGCGGAGGATGTCGAACTCGTGGTCAATAATGCTGGCGTTTTGAAAACGGCCGATCCGCTCGATCCCGCCGCGTTCGACGCACTCGACTTCGAGATGAAGGTCAATGTGCACGGGTTGATGCACATGGCCCAAGCGTTCGCCCCGGTGCTGAAAACCAACGGCGGCGGCGCGTTGGTGCAGTTGAATTCGGTCGCGTCGATCAAGAACTTCGCCGACTTCGCGACCTATTCTGCCTCCAAAGCGGCTTCGTACTCCATCACGCAGGCGCTACGCGACAAACTGGCCGACCAGAACACGCAGGTACTCAGCGTGCATCCCGGGCCGATCGGCACCGACATGGCCGATAGCGCCGGCCTCACCGAAATGGCGGAGCCGCCCTCAGTCGTGGCCGACGGCATCGTCGCCGCCCTCGCCGACGGTCGCTTCCACCTCTTTCCTGACACCATGGCGAAACAGGTCGGCGAAGCCTATTCCGGCTTCGCGGAAAACATCGTCGAAGCAAACCTAATGGAAGGCTAA
- a CDS encoding sugar phosphate isomerase/epimerase family protein: MPKIAAFPKAWLDPLCKTGEMKLVEWIELAATLEVDGLEFYSGFLDLQTDGAAKHYRTIAESYGLPIPMLCCSPDFTHPDLSFRAEQIEIETDFIKLSAELGCEYCRILSGQRRPEVSREEGIRYTVDAIEQCLPVAEAVGVTLIMENHYKDGYWTYPEFAQASDLFVEIIEQIDSPHFGVNYDPSNAILAGEDPLAVLELVKHRVVTMHASDRYLKEGTIEDLRREETTEGYAKRLSHGEIGQGMNDFDAIFSTLKEVGFDGWVSIEDGENGVHELSRSVQFLRTKIAEHWP; this comes from the coding sequence ATGCCGAAAATTGCTGCATTTCCAAAGGCGTGGTTGGACCCGCTTTGTAAGACGGGTGAGATGAAGTTGGTGGAGTGGATCGAACTGGCCGCGACACTCGAAGTCGACGGGCTCGAGTTTTACAGCGGCTTTCTCGACCTGCAAACAGACGGAGCCGCGAAGCACTACCGAACGATCGCCGAGTCGTACGGTCTGCCGATTCCGATGTTGTGCTGCTCGCCTGATTTCACGCACCCTGATCTGAGTTTTCGTGCCGAGCAAATCGAAATCGAAACCGATTTCATCAAGCTCTCCGCCGAGCTTGGCTGCGAATATTGCCGTATCCTCTCGGGGCAGCGGCGTCCGGAGGTCTCGCGCGAAGAGGGGATTCGTTACACGGTCGATGCGATCGAGCAATGCCTGCCGGTCGCCGAAGCGGTCGGCGTGACTTTGATCATGGAGAACCATTACAAGGACGGCTACTGGACCTATCCGGAGTTTGCACAGGCGTCCGATTTATTCGTCGAGATCATTGAGCAGATCGATTCGCCGCACTTCGGTGTGAATTATGATCCCTCGAATGCCATTCTCGCGGGCGAGGATCCGCTCGCAGTCCTTGAACTGGTAAAGCATCGCGTCGTGACGATGCACGCTTCGGATCGCTACTTGAAAGAGGGCACGATCGAAGACCTCCGGCGGGAAGAAACGACCGAAGGCTACGCAAAACGGCTCTCGCACGGAGAAATCGGCCAAGGCATGAACGATTTCGACGCCATCTTCTCAACCTTAAAAGAGGTCGGGTTCGATGGCTGGGTCAGTATTGAAGACGGGGAGAATGGGGTTCACGAGCTCAGTCGCAGCGTGCAGTTCTTAAGAACGAAAATTGCTGAGCACTGGCCGTGA